A single Aythya fuligula isolate bAytFul2 chromosome 21, bAytFul2.pri, whole genome shotgun sequence DNA region contains:
- the TNFRSF18 gene encoding tumor necrosis factor receptor superfamily member 18, with product MPAQKSEFGLLKTQVLLLLVLSLCQWTQRTLATPCEGGEMRMVSKGVKKCCPKCVSDTGKGMMSNKPCAEIEDTDCRCPQGYSCANRACDSCQKLPECAEGEEPFKRGIIDYSFECKPCEMGTYSNVKNSWCQNWTDCEGSGFLTIKRGNKTHNVVCGFPVEGVEQARVPDDSMYTTILAIFTAVAVFVLILLTFFLHFCIWSLKKEKYHVVDNVEHNFPRLLLAPQAPHHREETYSCQFPEEEHGDKTPEEKSGYFHPPSPH from the exons ATGCCTGCACAGAAAAGTGAATTTGGGCTCCTCAAGACTcaggttttgttgctgctggtgctgagcctgtGCCAATGGACACAGCGAACTCTGGCAACACCATGCGAGGGGGGTGAGATGAGAATGGTCAGTAAGGGTGTAAAGAAATGCTGCCCTAAATGCGTCTCAGACACAGGTAAGGGAATGATGT CCAACAAGCCATGTGCAGAAATCGAGGACACGGACTGCAGATGTCCTCAGGGCTACAGCTGTGCTAATCGGGCCTGCGACTCCTGTCAAAAACTGCCTGAATGTGCAGAAGGCGAGGAGCCGTTTAAGCGtg GCATTATTGACTACTCATTTGAATGTAAACCATGTGAGATGGGAACCTATTCTAATGTTAAGAATAGCTGGTGCCAAAACTGGACCGA ttGTGAAGGTTCTGGGTTTCTAACAATCAAGCGAGGCAACAAGACACACAATGTTGTGTGTGGCTTCCCTGTTGAAGGTGTGGAGCAAG CTCGCGTTCCAGACGACTCTATGTATACCACCATCCTGGCCATCTTTACTGCAGTGGCTGTATTTGTTCTCATCTTGCTGACCTTCTTCTTGCATTTCTGCATCTGgtcactgaagaaagaaaaataccacgTGGTTGACA ATGTGGAACATAACTTCCctaggctgctgctggctccgcaAGCACCACACCACCGAGAGGAGACTTACAGCTGCCAGTTTCCGGAAGAAGAACATGGAGACAAAACACCAGAAGAAAAGAGTGGCTATTTCCACCCTCCGAGTCCGCACTGA